A genomic segment from Nicotiana tabacum cultivar K326 chromosome 7, ASM71507v2, whole genome shotgun sequence encodes:
- the LOC107762364 gene encoding uncharacterized protein LOC107762364 — MAQHYHLSSLLLLAFLNLCFMNGHITCATARRLLETPVPEIPKPDFPKVPTLPKPEIPTVPKPELPTLPKPEIPVIPKPEVPAVPKPEMPAIPKPELPTFPKPEIPVPKPKLPAMPNPEIPAMPKPELPNAPKPEIPTVPKPEIPTMPKPEQPAVPKPELPNFPKPEIPTVPKPEIPAVPKPEIPKLSKPELPPLKKPEVPALPKPELPPAMTKPDVPTVPKLEQPEVPKPEIPAVPKPEIPELPKPKIPELPKPEIPAIPKPEIPELPKPALPTSPSLPKEIPFPSLSPPYKPATP; from the coding sequence ATGGCTCAGCATTATCACCTATCCTCCCTCTTACTGCTTGCATTTCTCAATTTAtgcttcatgaatggccacaTAACATGTGCAACTGCACGTCGCCTACTAGAGACCCCCGTCCCTGAGATTCCTAAACCAGATTTCCCAAAAGTTCCAACCTTGCCAAAGCCTGAGATCCCAACTGTCCCGAAGCCTGAGCTTCCAACTTTACCAAAGCCTGAAATTCCTGTTATTCCAAAGCCCGAAGTACCAGCTGTGCCGAAGCCTGAGATGCCAGCTATCCCAAAGCCTGAGTTACCAACTTTCCCGAAACCCGAGATCCCAGTGCCAAAGCCCAAGCTTCCTGCTATGCCAAATCCTGAGATCCCAGCAATGCCAAAACCCGAGTTGCCAAACGCACCAAAGCCTGAAATCCCAACGGTTCCAAAGCCTGAGATTCCTACTATGCCAAAGCCTGAGCAACCAGCTGTTCCAAAGCCTGAGTTACCAAATTTCCCGAAGCCTGAGATTCCAACAGTGCCAAAGCCTGAAATTCCAGCTGTGCCAAAGCCGGAGATCCCAAAGTTGTCAAAACCCGAGCTTCCTCCCCTAAAAAAGCCAGAGGTTCCAGCACTGCCAAAGCCTGAACTTCCTCCAGCTATGACAAAGCCTGATGTGCCGACTGTGCCAAAGCTTGAGCAACCAGAGGTGCCAAAACCTGAGATTCCAGCTGTGCCAAAGCCAGAAATCCCGGAGCTACCAAAGCCAAAAATCCCTGAGTTACCTAAGCCAGAGATTCCAGCTATCCCAAAACCAGAAATCCCGGAACTGCCTAAACCAGCATTGCCAACCTCCCCAAGCCTACCAAAGGAGATACCATTTCCTTCACTTTCTCCACCATACAAACCCGCTACTCCTTGA
- the LOC107762366 gene encoding uncharacterized protein LOC107762366, with translation MAQHCHLSNLLPLAFLTLFMYGHITSGVSARRLLETPLPEIPKPEFPEVPVLPKFEIPTVPKPDFPTIPKPEIPAIPKPEIPTIPKPEIPTVPKLEIPAVPKPEFPTIQKPEIPAIPKPEIPTIPKPEVPTVPKPEIPAVPKSKLPTIQKPGIPAIPKPEIPTIPKPEVPTKVVLWVGPSPGPARDRVPNGPNGPVQTGRSLVVQKPIVGRS, from the coding sequence ATGGCTCAGCATTGCCATCTATCCAACCTCTTACCACTTGCATTTCTCACTTTATTCATGTATGGCCACATAACTAGTGGTGTATCAGCACGTCGTCTTCTGGAGACACCCCTTCCTGAAATTCCTAAACCGGAATTTCCAGAAGTCCCAGTCTTGCCAAAGTTTGAGATCCCAACTGTGCCAAAACCAGATTTTCCAACCATACCGAAGCCTGAAATCCCAGCCATTCCGAAGCCTGAGATTCCAACTATACCAAAACCTGAAATACCAACTGTGCCAAAGCTTGAGATCCCAGCTGTGCCAAAACCAGAGTTTCCAACCATACAGAAGCCTGAAATTCCAGCCATCCCAAAGCCTGAAATTCCTACTATACCAAAACCTGAAGTACCAACTGTACCAAAGCCTGAGATCCCAGCTGTGCCAAAATCAAAGCTTCCAACCATACAGAAGCCTGGAATTCCAGCCATCCCAAAGCCTGAAATTCCTACTATACCAAAACCTGAAGTACCAACTAAGGTTGTATTGTGGGTCGGGCCtagcccgggaccggcccgggaccgcgtGCCAAACGGGCCTAATGGGCCGGTTCAAACGGGCCGGTCTCTAGTGGTGCAAAAGCCCATAGTGGGTCGGTCCTGA
- the LOC142162208 gene encoding uncharacterized protein LOC142162208 yields MVSHNLPTVPKPEIPAVPKPELPTIQKPEIPAIPKPEIPTIPKPEVPTVPKPEIPAVPKPELPTIQKPEIPAIPKPEISTVPKPEVPSVPKPELPSVPKPELPTVSKPELPTLPKPNTPVVPKPELSVVPKFEVPKPEIPNMPKPEVPKSEIPDVPKPKVPAMAKPELPPVKKPEVPKSEVPAMPKPEMPSIPKPEIPELPKPELPTFPSHPKDTPFPSLSPPYKPTTP; encoded by the exons atggtcTCGCACAAct TACCAACTGTGCCAAAGCCTGAGATCCCAGCTGTGCCAAAACCAGAGCTTCCAACTATACAGAAGCCTGAAATTCCAGCCATCCCAAAGCCTGAAATTCCTACTATACCAAAACCTGAAGTACCAACTGTGCCAAAGCCTGAGATCCCAGCGGTGCCAAAACCAGAGCTTCCAACCATACAGAAACCTGAAATCCCAGCCATTCCAAAGCCTGAAATTTCTACTGTACCAAAACCTGAAGTACCAAGTGTACCAAAACCCGAGCTACCATCTGTGCCAAAGCCTGAATTGCCAACTGTGTCAAAGCCTGAGTTACCAACTTTGCCAAAACCTAACACTCCAGTTGTGCCAAAGCCTGAGCTATCAGTTGTGCCAAAATTTGAGGTACCAAAGCCCGAGATTCCTAACATGCCAAAGCCTGAAGTACCAAAGTCTGAAATTCCAGATGTACCAAAACCCAAGGTCCCCGCAATGGCAAAACCTGAGCTTCCTCCCGTGAAAAAGCCAGAAGTGCCAAAGTCCGAAGTTCCAGCTATGCCAAAGCCCGAGATGCCGAGTATACCAAAGCCAGAAATCCCGGAACTGCCTAAACCCGAATTGCCAACATTCCCAAGCCATCCAAAGGACACaccttttccttctctttctccACCTTACAAACCTACAACTCCTTAA
- the LOC107820161 gene encoding protein NRT1/ PTR FAMILY 5.5-like isoform X2: MINQSFSLHRAITWANFPVHYALWMLMVYLTDVWKLKLTDAAAIVNVFLGFQAIPQSFLLFSAHGLFGNYPVLLGSIFACCVGMGFLTMSTPPVLAKATGTCSAYQPECIGEGQRILFYIALALSALGAAGQAVSFPSFLVEQLGENANPPSIWFLQCVAVILFKAAAVLGFSYISPWSLWFGVPAICYTVAAFIFLSGSCTYKYVKPEGSPITTLFRVLAASISKLFYQLPTDASQLYNVSDRNRQYVPHTNGLRFLDKAAIILPGQTLEQQLRNRWRLCSIAEIEVTKFAIRTFPMSMTFILGGGL; the protein is encoded by the exons ATGATAAATCAAAGTTTTTCTCTCCACCGAG CCATTACTTGGGCCAATTTTCCCGTGCATTATGCTCTGTGGATGTTGATGGTGTATTTGACTGATGTATGGAAGCTCAAACTCACAGATGCAGCTGCAATTGTCAATGTCTTCCTTGGTTTCCAAGCAATCCCACAGTCATTCTTGCTGTTTTCTGCTCATGGTCTATTCGGCAATTATCCAGTGCTATTGGGTTCTATATTCGCCTGTTGTGTG GGCATGGGTTTTTTAACAATGTCGACACCGCCAGTCCTTGCTAAGGCTACTGGAACGTGCAGTGCTTATCAGCCTGAATGCATTGGCGAAGGCCAGCGCATACTCTTCTACATAGCGTTGGCTCTGTCTGCTCTTGGGGCAGCTGGTCAAGCAGTAAGCTTTCCCTCTTTCCTAGTTGAGCAACTTGGAGAAAATGCTAACCCGCCTTCCATCTGGTTTCTGCAATGTGTTGCGGTGATTCTGTTCAAAGCTGCTGCTGTTTTGGGATTTTCATACATATCACCATGGTCACTTTGGTTTGGTGTCCCAGCAATATGTTACACAGTGGCAGCCTTTATTTTCTTGAGCGGATCTTGTACCTATAAATATGTTAAACCAGAAGGTAGCCCTATCACTACTTTATTCCGGGTCTTAGCAGCGTCTATCTCCAAGTTATTCTATCAACTGCCAACAGATGCGTCCCAGCTGTATAACGTATCTGACCGTAATAGACAATACGTGCCTCACACCAATGGCCTGAG GTTTCTAGACAAGGCTGCAATTATCTTGCCCGGCCAGACTCTGGAGCAGCAACTCAGGAATAGATGGAGGCTTTGCAGCATTGCTGAGATTGAAGTTACTAAATTTGCAATTCGCACATTCCCTATGTCAATGACCTTCATTCTTGGGGGGGGGTTATGA
- the LOC107820161 gene encoding protein NRT1/ PTR FAMILY 5.5-like isoform X3, translating into MVYRILSITWANFPVHYALWMLMVYLTDVWKLKLTDAAAIVNVFLGFQAIPQSFLLFSAHGLFGNYPVLLGSIFACCVGMGFLTMSTPPVLAKATGTCSAYQPECIGEGQRILFYIALALSALGAAGQAVSFPSFLVEQLGENANPPSIWFLQCVAVILFKAAAVLGFSYISPWSLWFGVPAICYTVAAFIFLSGSCTYKYVKPEGSPITTLFRVLAASISKLFYQLPTDASQLYNVSDRNRQYVPHTNGLRFLDKAAIILPGQTLEQQLRNRWRLCSIAEIEVTKFAIRTFPMSMTFILGGGL; encoded by the exons ATGGTTTACAGAATCTTAT CCATTACTTGGGCCAATTTTCCCGTGCATTATGCTCTGTGGATGTTGATGGTGTATTTGACTGATGTATGGAAGCTCAAACTCACAGATGCAGCTGCAATTGTCAATGTCTTCCTTGGTTTCCAAGCAATCCCACAGTCATTCTTGCTGTTTTCTGCTCATGGTCTATTCGGCAATTATCCAGTGCTATTGGGTTCTATATTCGCCTGTTGTGTG GGCATGGGTTTTTTAACAATGTCGACACCGCCAGTCCTTGCTAAGGCTACTGGAACGTGCAGTGCTTATCAGCCTGAATGCATTGGCGAAGGCCAGCGCATACTCTTCTACATAGCGTTGGCTCTGTCTGCTCTTGGGGCAGCTGGTCAAGCAGTAAGCTTTCCCTCTTTCCTAGTTGAGCAACTTGGAGAAAATGCTAACCCGCCTTCCATCTGGTTTCTGCAATGTGTTGCGGTGATTCTGTTCAAAGCTGCTGCTGTTTTGGGATTTTCATACATATCACCATGGTCACTTTGGTTTGGTGTCCCAGCAATATGTTACACAGTGGCAGCCTTTATTTTCTTGAGCGGATCTTGTACCTATAAATATGTTAAACCAGAAGGTAGCCCTATCACTACTTTATTCCGGGTCTTAGCAGCGTCTATCTCCAAGTTATTCTATCAACTGCCAACAGATGCGTCCCAGCTGTATAACGTATCTGACCGTAATAGACAATACGTGCCTCACACCAATGGCCTGAG GTTTCTAGACAAGGCTGCAATTATCTTGCCCGGCCAGACTCTGGAGCAGCAACTCAGGAATAGATGGAGGCTTTGCAGCATTGCTGAGATTGAAGTTACTAAATTTGCAATTCGCACATTCCCTATGTCAATGACCTTCATTCTTGGGGGGGGGTTATGA
- the LOC107820161 gene encoding protein NRT1/ PTR FAMILY 5.5-like isoform X1: MWFLNFFVVVAITWANFPVHYALWMLMVYLTDVWKLKLTDAAAIVNVFLGFQAIPQSFLLFSAHGLFGNYPVLLGSIFACCVGMGFLTMSTPPVLAKATGTCSAYQPECIGEGQRILFYIALALSALGAAGQAVSFPSFLVEQLGENANPPSIWFLQCVAVILFKAAAVLGFSYISPWSLWFGVPAICYTVAAFIFLSGSCTYKYVKPEGSPITTLFRVLAASISKLFYQLPTDASQLYNVSDRNRQYVPHTNGLRFLDKAAIILPGQTLEQQLRNRWRLCSIAEIEVTKFAIRTFPMSMTFILGGGL, from the exons ATGTGgtttttgaatttctttgttGTTGTAGCCATTACTTGGGCCAATTTTCCCGTGCATTATGCTCTGTGGATGTTGATGGTGTATTTGACTGATGTATGGAAGCTCAAACTCACAGATGCAGCTGCAATTGTCAATGTCTTCCTTGGTTTCCAAGCAATCCCACAGTCATTCTTGCTGTTTTCTGCTCATGGTCTATTCGGCAATTATCCAGTGCTATTGGGTTCTATATTCGCCTGTTGTGTG GGCATGGGTTTTTTAACAATGTCGACACCGCCAGTCCTTGCTAAGGCTACTGGAACGTGCAGTGCTTATCAGCCTGAATGCATTGGCGAAGGCCAGCGCATACTCTTCTACATAGCGTTGGCTCTGTCTGCTCTTGGGGCAGCTGGTCAAGCAGTAAGCTTTCCCTCTTTCCTAGTTGAGCAACTTGGAGAAAATGCTAACCCGCCTTCCATCTGGTTTCTGCAATGTGTTGCGGTGATTCTGTTCAAAGCTGCTGCTGTTTTGGGATTTTCATACATATCACCATGGTCACTTTGGTTTGGTGTCCCAGCAATATGTTACACAGTGGCAGCCTTTATTTTCTTGAGCGGATCTTGTACCTATAAATATGTTAAACCAGAAGGTAGCCCTATCACTACTTTATTCCGGGTCTTAGCAGCGTCTATCTCCAAGTTATTCTATCAACTGCCAACAGATGCGTCCCAGCTGTATAACGTATCTGACCGTAATAGACAATACGTGCCTCACACCAATGGCCTGAG GTTTCTAGACAAGGCTGCAATTATCTTGCCCGGCCAGACTCTGGAGCAGCAACTCAGGAATAGATGGAGGCTTTGCAGCATTGCTGAGATTGAAGTTACTAAATTTGCAATTCGCACATTCCCTATGTCAATGACCTTCATTCTTGGGGGGGGGTTATGA
- the LOC107820161 gene encoding protein NRT1/ PTR FAMILY 5.5-like isoform X4: MLMVYLTDVWKLKLTDAAAIVNVFLGFQAIPQSFLLFSAHGLFGNYPVLLGSIFACCVGMGFLTMSTPPVLAKATGTCSAYQPECIGEGQRILFYIALALSALGAAGQAVSFPSFLVEQLGENANPPSIWFLQCVAVILFKAAAVLGFSYISPWSLWFGVPAICYTVAAFIFLSGSCTYKYVKPEGSPITTLFRVLAASISKLFYQLPTDASQLYNVSDRNRQYVPHTNGLRFLDKAAIILPGQTLEQQLRNRWRLCSIAEIEVTKFAIRTFPMSMTFILGGGL, translated from the exons ATGTTGATGGTGTATTTGACTGATGTATGGAAGCTCAAACTCACAGATGCAGCTGCAATTGTCAATGTCTTCCTTGGTTTCCAAGCAATCCCACAGTCATTCTTGCTGTTTTCTGCTCATGGTCTATTCGGCAATTATCCAGTGCTATTGGGTTCTATATTCGCCTGTTGTGTG GGCATGGGTTTTTTAACAATGTCGACACCGCCAGTCCTTGCTAAGGCTACTGGAACGTGCAGTGCTTATCAGCCTGAATGCATTGGCGAAGGCCAGCGCATACTCTTCTACATAGCGTTGGCTCTGTCTGCTCTTGGGGCAGCTGGTCAAGCAGTAAGCTTTCCCTCTTTCCTAGTTGAGCAACTTGGAGAAAATGCTAACCCGCCTTCCATCTGGTTTCTGCAATGTGTTGCGGTGATTCTGTTCAAAGCTGCTGCTGTTTTGGGATTTTCATACATATCACCATGGTCACTTTGGTTTGGTGTCCCAGCAATATGTTACACAGTGGCAGCCTTTATTTTCTTGAGCGGATCTTGTACCTATAAATATGTTAAACCAGAAGGTAGCCCTATCACTACTTTATTCCGGGTCTTAGCAGCGTCTATCTCCAAGTTATTCTATCAACTGCCAACAGATGCGTCCCAGCTGTATAACGTATCTGACCGTAATAGACAATACGTGCCTCACACCAATGGCCTGAG GTTTCTAGACAAGGCTGCAATTATCTTGCCCGGCCAGACTCTGGAGCAGCAACTCAGGAATAGATGGAGGCTTTGCAGCATTGCTGAGATTGAAGTTACTAAATTTGCAATTCGCACATTCCCTATGTCAATGACCTTCATTCTTGGGGGGGGGTTATGA